Proteins encoded in a region of the Maridesulfovibrio bastinii DSM 16055 genome:
- a CDS encoding methyl-accepting chemotaxis protein — MSIKLKLMVMILVAVILSISGISTAVYYEMNSMSVLNFEESSFNELRQINNYISEFMQSVKDDAKSFALGSKVKNAGGVLPNFVKDHDLKAIDVSTMSPQSQDIFESFKNIAEAHSAYDLVYAGYEDGGIVLSSEIALPAGFDPRTRPWYSAAVSSGEDTSVSKAYQSATGVPVGTVMAKIKKSGRTVGVVGIDINLSSLTSVAGNVRVGKTGYLMLMESDGTILSSPEDKALLFKKAGDVDDEGINAIADMDDGVATVMVYGRERLARVYTSPELKWKLVFLIDRAEVFSNLNSTLWHIFFIGLGLTFVLVILGIIMSYSIVKPIRKLVKAAGDVAKGDFEAIPDERDFSGELLNLQRSLKAMVDDLAKLISTAEEKSAEAEEQSQRAVKALEEVDRSRKEAEKAKKDGVLQAAERLEEIVGTITASSQEISAQVDQSRAGAEDQRERTAEAAAAIGQMNSAVLEVANNASRAAESAEDAKEKAVEGGKIVSDVVQSINKVREATSQMEGGLHTLGEQAEGIGRILNVITDIADQTNLLALNAAIEAARAGEAGRGFAVVADEVRKLAEKTMEATKEVGQAVSAIQNGSKTSISDMAEASAIVERSTEFASDARKSLDMIVEIVENTSDQVRTIATASEEQSAASEEINRNTDDVNRIASETAQAMNESAIAINDLAELASHLQTVIDELKQS, encoded by the coding sequence ATGAGTATTAAATTAAAATTAATGGTTATGATTCTTGTTGCGGTAATTTTATCCATTTCGGGTATTTCAACTGCCGTATATTATGAAATGAATTCAATGTCTGTTCTTAATTTTGAAGAATCTTCCTTCAACGAATTGAGGCAGATTAATAATTATATTTCAGAATTCATGCAAAGTGTTAAGGATGATGCCAAAAGTTTTGCCCTTGGGAGCAAAGTTAAAAATGCCGGTGGAGTGCTGCCTAATTTTGTGAAAGATCACGATTTAAAAGCTATTGATGTCTCCACCATGTCTCCACAGTCTCAGGATATTTTTGAGTCATTTAAAAATATTGCCGAGGCCCATTCTGCCTATGATCTGGTCTATGCCGGATATGAAGACGGCGGTATCGTACTAAGCAGTGAGATAGCTTTGCCCGCTGGTTTCGATCCGAGAACCAGACCGTGGTACAGCGCCGCAGTTTCTTCCGGTGAAGACACTTCGGTAAGTAAGGCTTATCAGTCTGCAACCGGGGTCCCCGTGGGTACTGTTATGGCAAAGATTAAAAAGTCCGGCCGTACAGTCGGAGTCGTTGGCATTGATATCAATCTTTCCAGCCTGACTTCAGTAGCCGGGAATGTCAGAGTAGGAAAAACCGGTTATCTAATGTTGATGGAAAGTGACGGAACTATACTTTCCTCTCCTGAAGATAAGGCTCTGCTTTTTAAAAAAGCCGGAGATGTTGATGATGAAGGGATAAATGCCATTGCAGATATGGATGACGGCGTTGCCACGGTTATGGTGTACGGGCGTGAGCGTCTGGCAAGGGTTTATACCTCTCCTGAACTAAAATGGAAGCTTGTGTTTTTAATTGATAGGGCAGAGGTCTTCAGTAATCTCAATTCAACATTATGGCATATCTTTTTTATCGGACTGGGATTGACCTTTGTTTTAGTTATCCTTGGAATTATTATGTCTTATAGCATAGTCAAGCCGATCAGGAAGCTGGTTAAAGCTGCGGGTGATGTGGCTAAAGGAGATTTTGAAGCCATTCCTGATGAGAGAGATTTCAGTGGAGAGCTTTTAAATCTTCAGCGCTCACTCAAAGCTATGGTTGATGATCTTGCCAAGCTTATCAGCACTGCCGAAGAAAAGAGTGCTGAAGCAGAAGAGCAGTCTCAAAGGGCTGTTAAAGCTCTGGAAGAAGTTGACCGATCAAGAAAAGAAGCGGAAAAAGCCAAAAAAGATGGTGTGCTACAGGCTGCTGAAAGGCTTGAAGAAATAGTCGGCACAATTACCGCATCCTCTCAGGAGATTTCTGCTCAGGTTGATCAGTCCCGTGCCGGGGCTGAAGATCAGCGTGAGCGGACAGCCGAAGCAGCGGCAGCTATAGGGCAGATGAACTCAGCGGTTTTAGAAGTTGCCAACAATGCTTCACGAGCAGCTGAAAGTGCTGAGGATGCTAAAGAAAAAGCTGTTGAAGGCGGCAAAATTGTAAGTGACGTGGTGCAAAGCATCAACAAGGTCCGGGAAGCAACTTCACAAATGGAAGGTGGTCTTCACACCCTTGGTGAGCAGGCAGAGGGAATCGGCCGCATATTGAATGTGATTACAGATATTGCGGATCAGACTAACCTGTTGGCTCTTAATGCTGCCATTGAAGCCGCTCGTGCCGGGGAAGCTGGTCGTGGTTTTGCCGTTGTTGCTGATGAGGTCCGCAAGCTTGCAGAAAAAACTATGGAAGCAACTAAGGAAGTTGGTCAGGCCGTCTCCGCAATTCAGAATGGTTCAAAAACAAGTATTTCAGACATGGCCGAGGCCTCAGCTATAGTTGAGCGGAGTACTGAGTTTGCTTCTGATGCCCGCAAGTCACTGGATATGATCGTTGAAATTGTTGAAAATACATCTGATCAGGTCAGAACAATAGCTACAGCATCTGAAGAGCAGTCCGCTGCATCTGAGGAAATTAACCGCAATACGGATGATGTAAACCGGATAGCCTCGGAAACAGCTCAGGCTATGAATGAATCGGCAATCGCAATTAATGATTTGGCAGAACTGGCAAGTCATCTACAGACAGTTATAGACGAGCTGAAACAGAGTTAG
- a CDS encoding GntR family transcriptional regulator encodes MAEVDIIRRRVLRDDVKEYIIEAIFNSEYRPGDRLIETRISRELEVSQGAVREAIRDLSARGVLETEPYKGARVKNISVESLNDYRMIRLELEVLAIDMYVAGGGLFKEDIKPLETFAGRLKQAVSDENTIALRRADISFHRAIVSLSGNSFLCNAWESLGNEFWAFVGIRYDNQMFETDDLISKHYEILHAVKNANVSEFRSLLQKHFHKLDSLLG; translated from the coding sequence ATGGCCGAAGTTGACATTATCAGACGTCGTGTTCTCAGGGATGACGTGAAAGAGTATATCATTGAGGCTATTTTTAACAGTGAGTACAGACCCGGAGACAGATTGATCGAAACTCGGATATCAAGAGAGCTGGAGGTCAGTCAGGGAGCTGTCCGTGAGGCTATCCGGGATTTAAGCGCGAGAGGGGTGCTTGAAACTGAACCTTATAAAGGTGCCAGAGTTAAAAATATCTCAGTAGAGTCTCTTAATGATTATCGGATGATAAGACTTGAACTGGAAGTGCTGGCCATAGACATGTACGTTGCCGGCGGAGGACTGTTCAAGGAAGATATAAAGCCTCTTGAAACTTTTGCCGGAAGATTGAAGCAGGCTGTAAGTGATGAGAACACTATTGCACTCAGGCGTGCTGATATAAGTTTTCACCGGGCAATTGTTTCGCTTTCAGGTAATTCTTTTTTATGTAACGCGTGGGAATCTTTGGGTAATGAATTCTGGGCTTTTGTCGGAATACGTTATGACAATCAGATGTTTGAGACAGATGATCTGATCAGCAAGCATTATGAAATACTGCATGCGGTTAAAAACGCCAATGTGTCTGAGTTCAGAAGTCTGCTCCAGAAGCATTTTCATAAACTGGATTCATTACTCGGGTGA
- a CDS encoding BON domain-containing protein, translating into MAGKSKLLLTIILLCFFSSGCTAAVLIPPMMGPMLIPSSAASAYQVYNINNDERDLQTIIEDEYIESRIQASIVQDKDLEVLELSPYSFNGNVYVVGTYDNKKDFSRIRHAVRNAGKVNSLTTYLFPEKENAACGMAQDMVLETKVKAALLENKTTRNVNVAIKSVQCNLILLGRVKNFRDLMAVKNVASNVKGSVSIKSFMRPTDLRKYKSRARNVATAD; encoded by the coding sequence ATGGCTGGAAAATCAAAATTACTGCTGACAATAATATTACTCTGCTTCTTTTCAAGCGGATGCACTGCCGCAGTTCTGATTCCGCCAATGATGGGCCCCATGCTGATTCCTTCTTCTGCTGCAAGTGCCTATCAGGTTTACAATATCAACAATGATGAAAGGGACTTACAGACTATAATTGAAGATGAGTATATTGAAAGCCGCATTCAGGCTTCTATAGTTCAAGACAAAGATCTTGAAGTGCTTGAATTAAGCCCCTATTCGTTTAACGGTAATGTCTATGTTGTCGGAACGTATGACAATAAAAAAGATTTTTCGCGGATAAGACATGCAGTCCGCAATGCAGGAAAAGTAAATTCACTGACTACATACCTTTTCCCGGAAAAAGAAAATGCAGCATGCGGTATGGCGCAGGATATGGTTCTTGAAACAAAAGTAAAAGCGGCCCTGCTTGAAAACAAAACCACAAGAAACGTAAATGTTGCTATAAAATCAGTTCAGTGCAACCTCATTCTGCTGGGACGAGTTAAAAACTTCAGAGACCTTATGGCTGTTAAAAATGTTGCCTCTAATGTAAAGGGCAGTGTTTCAATAAAATCATTCATGCGCCCCACAGACCTTAGAAAGTACAAAAGCAGAGCGCGCAATGTAGCAACGGCAGATTGA
- a CDS encoding glycosyltransferase family protein — protein MQRPKRISVINETDRKQSLPSGKGYFEILPGTGTPVFLGLGPEPEKLPLLFPEIKQVDYIECPDFFKTSSLDKNKIPPEFTEIKFQETSADRLRTAPVIIYTPARKIFPSFWGPKISKITLLKHPIPGPRHPKTIWITGDENSLLASELAKASSGCGLQSRIVDPEELRDKLLTLLGQEIPEIILSINFSGIDSLGENYHLLENSGVKTVVWLVDNPFHILSGLKSTFWRQIPMLVTDHWFIPRLMECGAEKVGHMPLATDPELFSPACSDSYTKNLRDIVFVGRSEFPGKKSFFAGCNMSPEELSLARQMIEAGHKPDFAFWTKKDCPQNFWPSSEIRNTGFKAEESGKLWRGICLKSVQNQLTVFGDHNWNELLPLAETRSPVDYYTTLPSIYKQSKITLNMTSPLLPYGLTQRNFDVWAAGGFLLSDAGRGLKIFPEELVKAISFDRPAGLREISEKFLAAPSLRSELSNNWRKIILKEHTYHNRIEQLIDFIK, from the coding sequence ATGCAACGTCCTAAACGCATAAGCGTAATTAACGAAACAGACAGAAAGCAGAGTCTGCCGTCCGGGAAAGGTTATTTTGAGATACTCCCCGGCACTGGAACACCTGTTTTTCTGGGGCTTGGTCCTGAGCCGGAAAAACTGCCGCTTTTATTCCCGGAAATAAAGCAGGTAGATTATATTGAATGTCCTGATTTTTTTAAAACGTCATCATTGGACAAAAATAAAATTCCACCGGAATTTACTGAAATAAAATTTCAGGAGACCTCAGCTGACAGACTGAGAACCGCCCCGGTAATAATATATACACCTGCCAGAAAAATTTTTCCGTCTTTCTGGGGACCCAAAATTTCAAAGATAACTCTTTTGAAACACCCTATCCCCGGCCCGAGACATCCCAAGACTATCTGGATAACCGGGGACGAGAACTCATTGCTGGCCAGTGAACTTGCCAAGGCCTCATCTGGCTGTGGTCTCCAGAGCAGAATTGTAGATCCTGAAGAACTGCGCGACAAACTCCTAACATTACTTGGGCAGGAAATTCCAGAAATTATTTTAAGCATTAATTTCAGCGGAATAGATAGCTTAGGAGAAAATTACCACCTTCTTGAAAACAGTGGAGTCAAAACAGTTGTCTGGCTGGTGGACAATCCTTTCCACATACTTTCTGGTTTAAAATCCACATTCTGGCGCCAGATTCCCATGCTGGTCACTGACCATTGGTTCATCCCCCGCTTAATGGAATGCGGAGCTGAAAAAGTCGGACACATGCCCCTTGCCACTGATCCTGAGCTGTTCTCTCCGGCATGTTCCGACAGTTACACGAAAAATTTACGTGATATAGTTTTTGTCGGCAGATCAGAATTTCCCGGGAAAAAATCATTTTTTGCCGGCTGCAACATGAGTCCGGAAGAACTCTCACTTGCCAGACAGATGATTGAGGCTGGTCATAAACCTGACTTTGCCTTCTGGACAAAAAAAGACTGTCCGCAAAATTTCTGGCCGTCTTCTGAAATACGCAACACAGGATTCAAGGCAGAAGAAAGCGGAAAGTTATGGCGCGGCATCTGTCTAAAGTCAGTTCAGAACCAATTGACAGTTTTCGGTGATCACAACTGGAATGAACTTTTACCTTTAGCTGAGACCCGCAGCCCGGTGGATTATTATACAACTCTGCCTTCAATATATAAGCAGTCTAAAATAACACTGAACATGACCAGCCCTCTTCTTCCATACGGGCTGACCCAGCGCAACTTCGACGTTTGGGCTGCCGGGGGGTTTCTGCTCAGTGACGCTGGTCGCGGGCTGAAAATATTCCCGGAAGAACTGGTCAAAGCCATAAGCTTTGATCGTCCGGCCGGGTTGAGAGAGATTTCAGAAAAATTTCTAGCCGCACCATCACTTCGCTCCGAGCTTTCAAATAATTGGCGCAAAATAATCTTAAAAGAGCACACCTACCACAACAGGATAGAGCAACTAATTGATTTTATAAAATAA
- a CDS encoding RlmE family RNA methyltransferase — protein MKQYRDHYFKRAKKENYPARSVYKLQEINKRFNILIKGFKVLDLGAAPGSWTLFAAKKVAETGHVLGVDIQSTETEFPENATFLQADVFEDSPELMGAMEAHLPFDVIISDMAPKTTGVKFTDQARSLELCERARDLLPSRLKKGGNFVVKIFEGPDVHDYRLSLNSVFSKVKTFKPKSSRAESKEIFLVGLGFQGGEG, from the coding sequence ATGAAACAATATCGCGACCATTATTTTAAAAGGGCTAAGAAAGAAAATTATCCGGCCAGATCAGTATATAAACTTCAGGAAATCAACAAGAGGTTTAACATCCTGATCAAGGGCTTCAAAGTCCTTGATCTTGGTGCAGCTCCGGGTTCATGGACACTTTTTGCTGCAAAAAAAGTTGCTGAAACCGGTCATGTTCTTGGTGTGGATATTCAGTCTACCGAAACTGAGTTTCCTGAAAATGCGACTTTTTTACAGGCTGATGTTTTTGAAGATTCTCCTGAACTCATGGGAGCAATGGAGGCTCATCTGCCTTTTGATGTAATCATAAGTGACATGGCTCCGAAAACTACCGGCGTTAAATTTACCGATCAGGCCAGATCTCTTGAACTCTGTGAGCGGGCAAGGGACCTTCTGCCCAGCAGATTGAAAAAGGGCGGTAATTTTGTCGTAAAAATTTTCGAAGGACCGGATGTGCATGACTACCGGCTGTCACTTAATTCCGTTTTTTCCAAAGTTAAGACCTTCAAACCCAAAAGTTCGAGAGCCGAGAGCAAGGAGATCTTTCTTGTCGGACTTGGCTTTCAGGGCGGAGAAGGATAA
- a CDS encoding YebC/PmpR family DNA-binding transcriptional regulator, whose product MSGHSKWANIQHRKGRQDAKRGKIFTKMAKDIIIAAKGGGDPDMNARLRLAIAKAKAVNMPNDKIDTAIKKGTGELAGGDISEVIYEGYGPGGVAVLVEATTDNKNRTVAEVRHSLSKAGGSMGEAGCVAWMFDRKGMMTFSAEKYTEDQLLEIGLEGGVDDVKAEDDVIEVYCAPEDFSEAQKAFEDAGVESLSAELTYVAQNMIEVDVPTAKKLMNLMDALDENDDVQNVNVNADFPDELMAEMED is encoded by the coding sequence ATGTCAGGACATAGTAAATGGGCTAATATTCAGCATAGAAAAGGCAGACAGGACGCCAAACGTGGTAAAATATTTACCAAAATGGCGAAGGATATCATTATCGCGGCTAAAGGCGGCGGAGATCCTGACATGAATGCCCGCCTCAGGCTTGCCATTGCAAAAGCCAAGGCCGTTAACATGCCGAATGACAAGATTGATACCGCGATTAAAAAAGGTACAGGCGAACTGGCCGGCGGTGATATTTCAGAAGTCATATATGAAGGATACGGTCCCGGCGGTGTAGCTGTTCTTGTTGAAGCAACAACAGACAACAAGAACCGTACCGTTGCGGAAGTCCGTCACAGCCTCAGCAAGGCCGGAGGCTCAATGGGTGAGGCCGGTTGTGTTGCCTGGATGTTCGATAGAAAAGGTATGATGACTTTCAGTGCTGAAAAATACACTGAAGATCAGCTCCTTGAAATCGGTCTGGAAGGCGGCGTTGACGATGTAAAAGCTGAAGATGATGTCATCGAAGTTTACTGCGCTCCGGAAGATTTCAGCGAAGCACAGAAAGCATTTGAAGATGCCGGTGTTGAAAGTCTTTCTGCTGAACTCACCTATGTTGCCCAGAATATGATTGAAGTTGATGTTCCAACAGCTAAAAAGCTTATGAATCTTATGGATGCTCTGGATGAGAATGACGATGTACAGAATGTAAACGTCAATGCAGACTTCCCGGATGAGCTTATGGCGGAAATGGAAGATTAA
- the ruvC gene encoding crossover junction endodeoxyribonuclease RuvC, translated as MDNGLIVLGIDPGSRVTGFGLVQEISGQVSLLKAGTIRTDTKKEMCFRLGQIYSRVTELVTQYGPVEAAIENVFVSANPASALKLGQARGAAIAACAVAGLNVSGYEPTKVKQSLVGTGRADKTQVAYMVSRILGVKDPKWAKDASDALAIAVCHLNERRFKRIAGL; from the coding sequence ATGGATAACGGTCTGATTGTTCTGGGCATTGATCCCGGTTCCAGAGTAACCGGGTTTGGGCTTGTACAGGAAATTTCCGGGCAGGTCAGTCTTCTCAAAGCCGGAACAATCCGAACAGATACCAAGAAAGAAATGTGCTTTCGTTTGGGGCAGATTTATAGCAGAGTAACCGAACTGGTCACACAATACGGTCCGGTTGAGGCAGCGATAGAAAATGTTTTTGTCTCTGCCAACCCTGCGTCAGCTCTCAAATTGGGGCAGGCCCGCGGGGCGGCTATTGCCGCCTGCGCTGTGGCTGGTTTGAATGTTTCCGGTTATGAACCGACAAAGGTTAAGCAGAGTCTTGTCGGAACAGGGCGTGCCGATAAAACTCAGGTCGCTTATATGGTCAGCCGTATTCTTGGTGTTAAAGATCCTAAATGGGCAAAAGACGCCAGTGATGCGCTGGCCATTGCCGTATGTCACCTGAACGAACGCAGATTTAAGAGGATAGCAGGATTATGA
- the ruvA gene encoding Holliday junction branch migration protein RuvA: MIAYVCGKLLEATDKSCIVLTAGGVGYELNLTLTALSTLPAAGTEVSFYVYTVVREDALELYGFPCFDDREVFQTLISIDRLGPKKALSILSQFSPRELQDVVLREDVKTMSIVPGIGPKSARQILWSLKDKMEKLQASTIRSGACPVEGNRNEFLDAMSGLKGLGYSEDEVRAYLKDIFEEEPDLDAAGAIRVALKKIAMNNK; this comes from the coding sequence ATGATTGCCTATGTTTGCGGAAAACTGCTTGAAGCAACAGACAAATCCTGCATAGTTCTCACTGCAGGCGGAGTCGGGTATGAACTTAATCTTACCCTGACAGCTTTATCCACACTTCCTGCAGCAGGAACTGAAGTCTCTTTCTATGTATATACCGTTGTCCGTGAAGATGCGCTTGAACTTTACGGCTTTCCCTGTTTTGATGACCGGGAGGTTTTTCAGACCCTTATATCTATAGACAGGCTTGGACCTAAAAAAGCTTTATCCATACTTTCGCAGTTCAGCCCGCGGGAATTACAGGATGTTGTTTTACGCGAAGATGTGAAAACCATGTCTATTGTTCCCGGTATAGGACCTAAGTCGGCCCGTCAGATTCTCTGGAGCCTTAAAGATAAAATGGAAAAACTTCAGGCTTCCACAATCCGTTCAGGTGCATGCCCGGTTGAAGGAAACCGCAATGAATTTCTTGATGCCATGTCCGGTCTGAAGGGGCTTGGTTACAGTGAAGATGAAGTGCGTGCCTACCTGAAAGATATTTTTGAAGAAGAGCCGGACCTTGATGCTGCCGGTGCAATCAGGGTGGCCCTTAAAAAGATTGCCATGAATAACAAATAG
- the ruvB gene encoding Holliday junction branch migration DNA helicase RuvB: MSETLTPDDHIRPQRLGDFIGQDDLRDNLDVFVRAARERGKAMDHTLFYGNPGLGKTTLARIISTELGVNLVSTSGPVIERSGDLAAILTNLSRNDILFIDEIHRIPATVEEVLYPAMEDFNLDLIIGQGPGARTVKIDLEPFTLVGATTRLGLLTSPLRDRFGCIFRLDFYSPEEIARIAMRAARILNVKITEEGALVIGQRSRGTPRIANRLLRRVRDFAHVHGSGVVDKELAGMALDKLDVDPLGLDQMDRKILNVVIDQFSGGPVGVKTIAVACSEEVRTIEEIYEPFLIQCGFLKRTHRGRVATAKAYQHMRKGDDNRLL, encoded by the coding sequence ATGAGTGAAACTCTGACTCCGGATGATCATATACGTCCTCAAAGACTTGGCGATTTTATCGGGCAGGATGACCTGCGCGATAATCTGGATGTCTTTGTCCGGGCGGCCCGTGAACGTGGCAAAGCCATGGATCATACGCTTTTTTATGGTAATCCCGGTCTGGGTAAAACGACACTGGCCCGGATTATTTCAACTGAACTTGGTGTAAATCTTGTCTCAACTTCAGGCCCTGTCATCGAGCGCAGTGGTGATCTTGCCGCCATTTTGACAAATCTTTCCCGTAACGACATTCTTTTTATTGATGAAATTCACCGGATACCGGCAACAGTGGAAGAAGTTCTCTATCCTGCTATGGAAGACTTCAACCTTGACCTTATAATCGGTCAGGGACCCGGTGCCAGAACTGTAAAAATTGATCTTGAGCCTTTTACTCTTGTCGGGGCGACAACAAGGCTGGGACTGCTTACTTCTCCCCTTAGAGACCGTTTCGGATGTATTTTCAGGCTTGATTTTTATTCACCTGAAGAGATTGCCCGTATTGCCATGCGCGCTGCCAGAATTCTCAATGTTAAGATAACCGAAGAAGGGGCTCTGGTCATCGGGCAGAGGTCCAGAGGGACACCGCGTATTGCCAACCGTCTTTTGAGGCGTGTGCGTGATTTTGCTCATGTTCACGGTAGCGGTGTTGTTGATAAAGAGCTTGCGGGTATGGCTCTTGATAAGCTGGATGTTGATCCTCTCGGGCTTGATCAGATGGACCGCAAAATTTTAAATGTTGTCATTGATCAGTTTAGCGGTGGTCCGGTTGGGGTCAAGACTATCGCTGTTGCGTGCTCCGAAGAAGTTCGTACAATTGAAGAAATTTATGAGCCTTTCCTTATTCAGTGCGGATTTCTGAAACGTACCCATCGCGGACGAGTGGCGACGGCCAAAGCTTATCAGCACATGCGTAAAGGTGATGATAACCGGTTGTTGTAG
- a CDS encoding GGDEF domain-containing protein, which yields MDETMKGKAAQKYRRTHADIQVKISTLIFLTMILPTMGWIILLDKFGSRDVLSLMAILLVFALALLSPLSRFATWLIVTRELRSINNFCFEVQRGANIKYFGLLSGVSTDNEMQILKKNLNFLGRLHSLRNELKNTETALDLFEKLAVTDQLTGLYNRRFFDEQLKNCASNNESNIQNLYLLMIDADKFKYVNDNLGHQEGDRLLQNLGRIIKNSIREKSDYPCRIGGDEFCVIFSDLCLTQVQIVADRIRTKFERIAVGGVTLSMGISKFKCSCDPEKDLCELINLADQAVYAAKRHGGNRIELNCS from the coding sequence ATGGATGAAACTATGAAAGGTAAAGCTGCGCAAAAGTATCGCCGAACACATGCTGACATTCAGGTCAAAATATCAACCTTAATTTTCTTAACTATGATTTTACCAACCATGGGCTGGATAATCCTTTTAGATAAATTCGGCAGCAGGGATGTCCTCTCACTTATGGCAATACTTCTGGTATTTGCTCTTGCATTACTGTCTCCATTATCAAGGTTTGCAACATGGCTCATAGTGACAAGGGAACTGCGCTCAATAAATAATTTCTGCTTTGAAGTTCAAAGAGGGGCCAACATAAAATATTTCGGGCTGCTTTCAGGAGTTTCCACTGACAACGAAATGCAGATCCTCAAAAAAAATCTGAACTTTCTCGGGCGACTGCATTCCCTTAGAAACGAACTTAAAAATACTGAAACGGCTTTGGATCTTTTTGAAAAACTGGCTGTAACAGATCAGCTGACAGGTTTATATAACCGCAGATTTTTCGATGAACAGCTTAAAAATTGTGCTTCTAACAATGAATCAAACATTCAGAATCTGTATCTGCTCATGATTGATGCCGATAAATTTAAATACGTCAACGATAATCTGGGCCATCAGGAAGGTGACAGACTTCTCCAGAATTTAGGCCGCATAATTAAAAATTCCATAAGGGAAAAATCAGATTATCCGTGCAGAATCGGCGGTGATGAATTCTGCGTGATTTTTAGTGATCTCTGCCTGACTCAAGTACAGATTGTGGCTGACCGGATACGCACAAAATTTGAACGTATTGCTGTAGGTGGAGTTACTCTTTCAATGGGGATTTCAAAATTCAAATGCTCCTGCGATCCTGAGAAAGATTTGTGTGAACTGATAAATCTGGCTGATCAGGCTGTTTATGCCGCCAAACGACATGGTGGCAACCGGATAGAGCTTAATTGCAGCTGA
- a CDS encoding transposase — MGTDVEQSLLNELFTDEGFAREYMLDKCREGREQFCPRCGERKIYHLSNNRYRCSACKYTFQDFSCRWINNGGLKMSELLRLIYMFSTEMTAHGISNELGISYNAAYKAITAVRYAILSQAIDAAQFLGPETQLGEYIKGRKLTGIPKKKYNGAIPVFGIMEKQDWVFIDLMQNINAESVLHFNHNFHLKLVRNGNIIHTDRYQNYDALIMCGNETLPLQYIQKYSNTTAYIEKSGNGFWDFARERLKKYKGISTQRFPLYLKELEFRYNFRDKDIFEILTDYVSKIVPDMQN; from the coding sequence ATGGGAACCGACGTGGAACAGTCACTTTTAAACGAACTGTTCACAGATGAAGGCTTCGCCCGCGAATATATGCTGGACAAATGCCGGGAAGGTCGTGAACAATTTTGTCCCCGGTGTGGTGAACGTAAAATCTATCACCTGAGTAATAACCGTTACCGCTGCTCAGCATGTAAATACACATTTCAGGATTTCAGTTGCCGCTGGATAAACAACGGTGGACTCAAAATGTCTGAGCTTCTCAGACTTATATATATGTTCTCAACGGAAATGACCGCACATGGCATTTCAAACGAACTGGGAATATCCTACAATGCTGCTTATAAAGCCATTACGGCTGTGAGATACGCTATTCTGTCTCAAGCCATTGACGCAGCCCAGTTTCTCGGCCCGGAGACGCAGCTTGGCGAATACATAAAAGGCCGTAAGCTGACCGGGATTCCCAAAAAGAAATACAACGGGGCTATTCCTGTTTTCGGTATAATGGAAAAGCAGGACTGGGTCTTTATTGACCTGATGCAGAATATCAATGCTGAATCTGTCCTTCATTTCAATCATAATTTCCATTTGAAACTGGTTAGAAACGGCAACATTATTCATACCGACCGCTATCAGAATTATGATGCTCTGATCATGTGCGGTAATGAAACCCTGCCTTTGCAATATATACAAAAATACTCCAATACCACGGCATATATTGAAAAATCAGGGAATGGATTCTGGGACTTTGCCCGCGAAAGATTAAAAAAGTATAAAGGAATCTCCACGCAGCGTTTTCCCCTTTATTTAAAAGAACTCGAATTCAGATATAACTTCAGGGATAAGGATATATTTGAAATATTAACCGATTATGTAAGTAAAATAGTTCCTGATATGCAAAACTAG